From a single Vibrio tubiashii genomic region:
- the metN gene encoding methionine ABC transporter ATP-binding protein MetN — MIEINQVNKVFYQGSKEIHALKEINLHIPQGTIFGVIGSSGAGKSTLIRCVNMLEAPTTGSIVVDGVDLTTLSKSQLSEARRNIGMIFQHFNLLSSRTVFDNVALPLELAGRDKAHISTKVTELLKLVGLEDKHESYPSNLSGGQKQRVAIARALASDPKVLLCDEATSALDPATTQSILELLKEINRKLNITILLITHEMDVVKSICHEVAIIGGGELVEKGTVGEIFAHPKTELAHQFIRSTLDLSIPEDYQIRLQATRVEGSYPLVRLEFTGATVDAPLMTQIARKFNIDVSILSSDLDYAGGVKFGMMVAELFGNEQDDNAAIEFLREHKVKVEVLGYVL, encoded by the coding sequence ATGATTGAAATTAATCAAGTAAATAAGGTGTTCTACCAAGGCAGTAAGGAAATACATGCCTTAAAGGAGATCAACCTTCATATTCCACAGGGAACAATCTTTGGTGTTATTGGCTCATCGGGAGCAGGGAAAAGTACGCTTATTCGTTGTGTAAACATGTTAGAAGCACCGACAACAGGCTCGATTGTTGTTGATGGTGTCGATCTCACAACACTAAGTAAATCGCAACTTAGCGAAGCTCGCCGTAACATCGGTATGATCTTCCAGCATTTCAACCTACTGTCATCGCGCACAGTTTTTGACAACGTTGCTCTACCACTTGAGTTAGCAGGCAGAGATAAAGCGCACATCAGCACTAAAGTGACTGAGCTGTTGAAACTGGTCGGCCTTGAAGATAAGCATGAAAGTTACCCTTCAAACCTAAGTGGTGGTCAAAAGCAGCGTGTCGCGATTGCACGTGCTCTTGCGTCTGACCCAAAGGTTCTCCTGTGTGATGAAGCGACTAGCGCATTGGATCCGGCAACCACTCAGTCGATTCTAGAGCTGCTAAAAGAGATCAACCGCAAACTCAACATCACTATACTTTTGATTACTCACGAAATGGACGTGGTCAAAAGCATTTGTCACGAAGTAGCGATCATTGGCGGTGGTGAGCTAGTCGAAAAAGGGACTGTCGGTGAAATTTTCGCTCATCCAAAAACAGAACTGGCGCATCAATTCATTCGTTCTACACTCGACTTGTCGATTCCAGAAGATTACCAAATTCGCTTGCAAGCAACGCGTGTGGAAGGCAGTTACCCATTGGTGCGTCTAGAGTTCACAGGCGCAACGGTTGATGCTCCTTTGATGACGCAAATTGCCCGTAAATTCAACATTGATGTCAGCATTCTCAGCTCTGACCTCGATTACGCCGGTGGTGTGAAATTCGGCATGATGGTCGCAGAACTATTTGGTAATGAACAAGATGACAATGCAGCGATTGAGTTTCTGCGTGAGCACAAGGTAAAAGTAGAGGTGCTAGGCTATGTCCTTTAA
- the treR gene encoding trehalose operon repressor TreR: MRKKLTILDIARLSGVGKSTVSRVLTNDPKVKPETRAKVEQVIQESGYVPSKSAQAMRGGSQKVVGVIISRLDSPSENKAVGSMLNTLYSAGYDVVIMESQFDRAKTNDHLDVLKKRNVDGVIVFGFSDFDIAKLASWHNRTVVIAMDTDKVSSINYDNRQVIVKALQFLEQKSLNNVAFIGVDPSDKTTGKLRLDAYLDWCQSHSISPNYQTGQLNHESAYLLVDDVLNQDVQAIVCASDTLALGVIKRLQELNREDVVVTGVGGNELLSFLFPKVFSIDPGYSLAGERAAKLLISQINGELEQVHITQEPISI, translated from the coding sequence ATGAGAAAAAAACTAACCATTCTTGATATTGCCCGGTTATCCGGCGTAGGCAAATCGACCGTCTCTCGTGTTCTGACTAACGATCCTAAAGTTAAGCCAGAAACACGTGCTAAGGTCGAACAGGTGATTCAGGAATCTGGTTATGTTCCTTCAAAATCAGCGCAAGCGATGCGTGGAGGAAGTCAAAAAGTGGTAGGGGTCATTATCTCTCGTCTCGATTCTCCATCAGAAAACAAAGCCGTGGGCAGTATGCTTAATACCTTATATAGCGCGGGCTATGATGTTGTCATTATGGAGAGCCAGTTCGACCGAGCAAAGACTAACGACCATTTGGATGTGCTGAAAAAGCGCAATGTTGATGGCGTCATCGTGTTCGGCTTTAGTGACTTTGATATTGCTAAGCTCGCGAGCTGGCACAATCGCACTGTGGTTATCGCGATGGACACAGATAAAGTTTCGTCAATCAACTACGACAATAGACAAGTCATTGTTAAGGCGTTGCAATTCTTAGAACAAAAGAGCCTCAACAACGTCGCATTTATCGGTGTTGACCCTAGTGATAAAACCACAGGTAAGTTGCGTTTAGACGCTTACCTCGATTGGTGCCAATCTCACTCTATTTCACCGAACTATCAGACAGGGCAACTAAACCACGAGAGCGCTTATTTGCTGGTGGACGATGTCTTGAACCAAGACGTTCAAGCGATTGTTTGTGCCAGTGACACCTTAGCTTTAGGGGTCATTAAGCGTTTACAAGAGCTTAATCGTGAGGATGTGGTTGTCACTGGTGTGGGTGGAAATGAACTGCTTTCCTTCCTATTTCCCAAAGTATTTAGTATTGACCCAGGTTACTCTTTAGCCGGCGAAAGGGCTGCTAAGTTGCTGATTTCTCAAATTAATGGTGAGCTTGAGCAAGTTCATATCACTCAAGAACCTATCTCAATCTAA
- a CDS encoding methionine ABC transporter permease: protein MSFNEISQWLSLNSNLLIGATWDTIYMVAVAGIVGFAVGIPLGVILHITKKGGLLENTKLNSVLGAIVNVGRSVPFLVLMVAIIPVTKLLVGTFIGTTAAIVPLTIGAIPFVARLIEGALLEVPTGLVEAAQSMGATPIQIISKVLLPEAMPTIVNSVTITLVTLVSYSAMAGTVGGGGLGDVAIRYGFHRYDVVIMAVTVVMLIVLVQIIQSIGDAIVRRVDHR, encoded by the coding sequence ATGTCCTTTAACGAAATTTCACAGTGGCTGAGCTTAAACAGCAATCTACTTATTGGCGCGACTTGGGATACTATCTACATGGTTGCTGTGGCGGGCATTGTTGGCTTTGCCGTTGGTATTCCACTCGGTGTGATTCTGCATATCACCAAGAAAGGTGGCTTACTCGAGAACACGAAACTAAACAGTGTACTCGGCGCTATTGTTAACGTGGGTCGTTCCGTACCTTTCCTAGTGCTGATGGTCGCCATTATTCCAGTTACCAAACTATTAGTTGGCACATTCATCGGTACAACAGCAGCCATCGTGCCTCTTACAATCGGCGCGATCCCATTTGTTGCTCGTCTTATCGAAGGTGCTCTACTTGAAGTCCCAACGGGATTAGTTGAAGCAGCACAATCGATGGGCGCAACTCCGATTCAAATTATTTCTAAGGTACTGCTTCCTGAAGCAATGCCTACCATCGTTAACTCGGTAACCATTACACTCGTCACGCTTGTCAGTTACTCAGCAATGGCAGGAACAGTTGGCGGAGGCGGTCTAGGTGACGTCGCCATTCGATACGGTTTCCACCGCTATGACGTGGTCATTATGGCCGTGACTGTGGTAATGCTTATCGTGCTAGTTCAAATCATTCAGTCCATTGGTGATGCGATTGTCCGTCGTGTCGATCACCGCTAA
- a CDS encoding MliC family protein, which yields MRYRLLIALAVGLSVSACSFTSMERENHYQGDFLFYQCSGGETFKLAIMPNDYTALLRLPKKDYRMIQVPSGSGTKYILHDGTAEIQNPVTLYTKGKEARLELGHLVYKNCITQ from the coding sequence ATGAGATATCGGTTGTTAATTGCACTCGCAGTAGGGCTGAGCGTGTCAGCGTGCTCTTTTACTTCGATGGAACGTGAAAACCACTATCAAGGTGATTTTCTATTCTATCAATGTAGTGGTGGCGAAACCTTCAAGTTAGCCATAATGCCCAATGATTATACGGCACTGCTAAGGTTACCTAAGAAAGACTATCGCATGATCCAGGTTCCCTCTGGCTCTGGCACTAAGTACATTCTCCACGATGGCACCGCAGAAATACAAAACCCAGTGACCCTCTATACCAAAGGCAAAGAAGCTCGCTTAGAGCTTGGCCACTTGGTGTATAAAAATTGCATTACCCAATAG
- the gmhB gene encoding D-glycero-beta-D-manno-heptose 1,7-bisphosphate 7-phosphatase, with protein sequence MAKPAVFLDRDGVINIDHGYVHDEHDFEFVDGVFEATKKLKDMGYQLVLVTNQSGIARGKFSEDRFLSLTQWMDWNFVDNGVEFDGIYYCPHHAEHGQGKYKQDCDCRKPKPGMFISARDFLKIDMANSVMVGDKAEDMMAAEAAGVGTKILVRTGKPVTEKGEAIASVVLDSIKEVPAYLAK encoded by the coding sequence TTGGCAAAACCAGCAGTCTTTTTAGACAGAGATGGCGTGATTAACATCGATCACGGCTATGTTCATGATGAGCACGATTTTGAGTTTGTTGATGGCGTATTTGAAGCGACCAAGAAACTGAAAGATATGGGCTACCAACTGGTATTGGTGACAAACCAGTCGGGGATTGCTCGTGGTAAGTTCAGTGAAGATCGCTTTCTATCTTTGACCCAATGGATGGACTGGAACTTTGTCGATAACGGCGTTGAGTTTGATGGTATTTACTACTGTCCACACCATGCTGAACACGGTCAAGGCAAATATAAGCAAGATTGTGATTGCCGTAAGCCAAAGCCTGGGATGTTTATCTCAGCGCGTGACTTCTTGAAAATTGATATGGCGAACTCTGTTATGGTGGGCGATAAAGCCGAAGACATGATGGCAGCCGAAGCAGCCGGTGTTGGCACCAAAATCCTTGTCCGTACAGGCAAACCTGTCACAGAGAAGGGCGAAGCTATCGCGTCTGTGGTACTCGACAGTATTAAAGAAGTCCCAGCGTATTTAGCAAAATAA
- the treB gene encoding PTS trehalose transporter subunit IIBC has product MSKIAKQEVERLIELVGGRENIASVSHCLTRLRFVLNDTDKADEKALEALPIVKGCFTNAGQFQVVIGTEVDEVYKVLIELSGKSEASKDEAKLAARQNMNVLERGISHLAEIFVPLLPAIITGGLILGFRNVIGDIKMFDGQSLTEISQFWATVHSFLWLIGEAIFFFLPVGVCWSTVKKLGGTPILGITLGVTLVSPQLMNAYLIGKQAPEVWDFGLFVIEKVGYQAQVIPAMLAGMALAFIETNLKRIVPSYLYLVVVPFVSIIVSVVLAHSLIGPFGRVLGDGVAFAAKAAMTGDFAVIGSMVFGFLYAPLVITGIHHTTNAVDLQLMQDLGGTPIWPLIALSNIAQASAVVGIIIISKKHGERDISVPAAISAYLGVTEPAMYGINLKYKFPMLSAMIGSAIAAAICGSAGVMANGIGVGGLPGILSIQPQFWGIFAIAMLVAIAVPAALTLFFYKRAQIKGELEPANA; this is encoded by the coding sequence ATGAGTAAGATTGCGAAACAAGAAGTTGAGCGTCTGATTGAATTAGTAGGTGGTCGCGAAAACATCGCGAGTGTAAGCCACTGTCTAACTCGCCTTCGCTTTGTATTGAATGATACCGATAAGGCAGATGAGAAAGCGCTAGAGGCGTTGCCAATCGTAAAAGGTTGCTTTACCAATGCGGGTCAGTTCCAGGTAGTGATCGGTACTGAAGTTGATGAAGTGTATAAAGTGCTGATTGAGCTATCAGGTAAAAGCGAGGCGTCAAAAGATGAAGCGAAACTTGCTGCTCGCCAAAATATGAATGTATTGGAACGTGGTATTTCCCATCTTGCTGAAATTTTTGTACCGCTGCTTCCGGCAATCATCACTGGTGGTTTGATCTTAGGTTTCCGTAATGTGATTGGTGACATCAAGATGTTTGATGGCCAGTCGTTAACTGAAATTAGTCAGTTCTGGGCAACGGTTCATAGCTTCTTATGGTTAATCGGTGAAGCGATCTTCTTCTTCCTGCCTGTTGGGGTATGTTGGTCAACAGTGAAGAAGCTAGGAGGCACACCAATTTTAGGTATCACTCTAGGTGTGACTCTGGTCTCTCCACAGTTGATGAATGCCTATCTTATCGGTAAGCAAGCCCCAGAAGTGTGGGACTTTGGTCTATTCGTGATTGAAAAAGTCGGTTACCAAGCTCAGGTGATTCCTGCGATGTTAGCGGGTATGGCGCTAGCGTTTATTGAAACTAACCTTAAACGTATTGTTCCTTCTTACCTTTACTTAGTTGTCGTTCCTTTCGTTTCTATCATTGTTTCTGTGGTATTGGCGCACTCTCTAATTGGTCCATTCGGCCGTGTATTAGGCGATGGTGTGGCATTTGCAGCGAAAGCGGCGATGACCGGAGACTTTGCTGTTATAGGTTCAATGGTATTTGGTTTCCTATACGCGCCACTTGTTATCACTGGTATTCACCACACGACTAACGCCGTCGATCTGCAACTAATGCAAGACCTAGGTGGTACGCCAATTTGGCCATTGATCGCTCTATCAAACATTGCTCAAGCTTCAGCGGTTGTCGGCATTATCATCATCAGCAAAAAACATGGCGAGCGTGACATTTCAGTTCCAGCGGCGATTTCTGCTTACCTAGGAGTAACTGAGCCTGCGATGTACGGTATTAACTTGAAGTACAAGTTCCCAATGCTAAGCGCAATGATTGGTAGTGCAATTGCAGCGGCCATTTGTGGTAGTGCGGGCGTTATGGCGAACGGTATTGGTGTGGGTGGTCTACCAGGTATCTTATCTATCCAACCACAATTCTGGGGCATCTTTGCTATCGCAATGCTAGTGGCAATTGCGGTACCTGCCGCATTGACCCTGTTCTTCTACAAGCGTGCGCAAATAAAAGGCGAGTTAGAGCCAGCGAACGCGTAA
- a CDS encoding efflux RND transporter periplasmic adaptor subunit: MKNKIVLSLLSLSILAAAPASYAKRQGPSKVTVVTEQVQTHQVSQSLVLVGKLDAEQSVIISPEVAGKVDVIAVKANQVVREGQLLIQLDDDRAKASVAEAKAYLKDEQRKLKEFERLVKRNAITQTEIDAQEASVDIAKARLDAANADLNDLYISAPFSGTVGFIDFSRGKMVSAGTELLSLDDLSIMRLDLQVPERYLSQLSNGMKVTATTAAWQGQSFSGEVVGIDSRINQETLNLRVRIHFSNPEQQLKPGMLVSAAMDFPAIEAPIIPVQALEYSGTKRFVYVVNEEGTATRTEVILGARVDNQVVIEEGLSIGDKIVVQGIVNMRDGVAVSELGSDGRPKNAQKSQEGSD, encoded by the coding sequence ATGAAAAATAAAATTGTTCTGAGTTTATTGTCTCTGTCTATTTTGGCTGCTGCTCCTGCATCGTATGCCAAGAGACAAGGTCCATCGAAGGTAACTGTTGTCACTGAGCAAGTACAAACCCATCAAGTATCCCAGTCTCTTGTACTCGTCGGTAAATTGGATGCAGAGCAGTCCGTTATCATTTCGCCTGAAGTGGCGGGCAAAGTTGACGTGATTGCCGTTAAAGCCAATCAAGTTGTTCGAGAAGGGCAACTGTTGATTCAACTTGACGATGACAGAGCTAAGGCTTCGGTGGCTGAAGCGAAAGCGTATCTGAAAGATGAGCAACGTAAACTTAAAGAATTTGAGCGTTTGGTTAAGCGCAATGCGATTACTCAAACAGAGATCGATGCGCAAGAGGCAAGTGTCGACATCGCCAAAGCGCGATTAGATGCCGCTAATGCTGATCTTAACGATTTATATATCAGCGCACCGTTTTCAGGAACCGTGGGCTTTATTGATTTTAGCCGCGGTAAGATGGTGAGCGCGGGCACAGAGCTATTGAGTTTAGATGATTTATCGATCATGCGCTTAGACCTGCAGGTGCCAGAGCGTTATTTGTCGCAACTTTCTAATGGTATGAAAGTCACCGCAACGACGGCAGCGTGGCAAGGTCAATCCTTCAGTGGTGAAGTGGTCGGTATAGACTCTCGCATTAACCAAGAAACCTTGAACTTGCGGGTTCGCATTCACTTCTCTAATCCAGAGCAGCAGTTAAAGCCGGGTATGCTAGTTTCGGCTGCAATGGACTTTCCTGCCATTGAAGCACCTATCATTCCGGTTCAAGCTCTCGAATATTCGGGAACCAAGCGTTTCGTCTATGTCGTAAATGAAGAGGGGACGGCGACACGTACTGAAGTTATTTTGGGTGCGCGCGTCGATAACCAAGTGGTGATTGAAGAAGGGCTTTCTATCGGCGATAAGATCGTTGTGCAAGGTATCGTCAATATGCGCGATGGTGTCGCTGTTTCTGAGTTAGGTAGCGATGGCCGTCCTAAAAACGCGCAAAAGAGCCAAGAAGGGTCTGACTAA
- the vexH gene encoding vibriobactin export RND transporter permease subunit VexH: MLLSDVSVKRPVAAVVLSLLLCVFGIVSFSKLAVREMPDIESPVVSINTRYDGASATIIESQITSVLEDQLSGISGIDEISSTTRNSSSRITITFELGYDLNTGVSDVRDAVARAQRALPDEADDPVVFKNNGSGEASLYINLSSSEMDRTQLTDYVDRVLLDRFSLISGVSSVDVSGGLYKVMYVKLKPDKMAGRGVTASDITTALRSENVENPGGEVRNDQIVMSVRTARSYNQAEDFEYLVVKRASDNSPIYLKDVADVFIGAENENSTFKSDGVVNVSMGIVPQSDANPLEVATRVHKEVENIQQFLPEGTRLAIDYDSTVFIERSIAEVYSTLFITGGLVILVLYIFIGQARATLIPAVTVPVSLISSFIAAYYFGFSINLITLMALILSIGLVVDDAIVVVENIFHHIERGEKPLLAAYKGTREVGFAVVATTLVLVMVFLPISFMDGMVGLLFTEFSVLLAMSVIFSSLIALTLTPVLGSKLLKANVKPNRFNLFIDNMFSHLESGYRKVLKGALSWKWAAPLVIMACVGGSWGLMQQVPAQLAPSEDRGVIFAFARGADATSYNRMAANMDIIEERLMPLLGQGFLKSFSIQSPAFGGNAGDQTGFVIMILEDWNDRDVTAQQALGEVRKALAGIADVRVFPFMPGFRGGSSEPVQFVLGGSDYAELKTWAEKLEQLAEDSPFMEGADINYSERTPELVVSVDKQRAAELGISVEAISETLEIMLGGKSETTFVERGEEYDVYLRGDENSFNNAADLSQIYMRTASGELVTLDAVTKIEEVASSIRLSHYNKQKAVTITANLSDGYTLGDALDFLDQQAIELLPGDISVSYSGESKDYKENQSSILVVFGLALLVAYLVLAAQFESFINPLVVMFTVPMGVFGGFLGLFVMGQGLNIYSQIGMIMLIGMVTKNGILIVEFANQLRDRGIEFEKAIVDASARRLRPIMMTAFTTLAGAIPLIMSTGAGYESRVAVGTVIFFGMGFATLVTLFVIPAMYRLISATTQSPGHVEAELNKELSHDVKARVSHGELE; the protein is encoded by the coding sequence ATGCTGTTATCTGATGTTTCAGTAAAGAGACCTGTTGCTGCGGTTGTACTCAGCCTTCTACTGTGTGTGTTTGGTATCGTCTCATTTAGCAAGCTTGCGGTGCGTGAGATGCCAGATATCGAGAGCCCTGTGGTCTCGATCAACACACGTTACGATGGAGCTTCGGCAACCATCATTGAAAGCCAAATAACGTCGGTACTTGAAGATCAGCTTTCGGGCATCAGTGGTATCGATGAAATTTCTTCGACAACACGTAATAGTAGTTCGAGAATCACTATTACGTTTGAGCTTGGCTACGATCTGAATACGGGCGTCAGCGACGTTCGAGATGCGGTAGCAAGGGCTCAGCGAGCGTTGCCTGATGAAGCCGATGACCCGGTTGTTTTTAAGAACAATGGATCAGGTGAAGCCTCTCTTTATATCAACCTAAGTTCATCCGAGATGGATCGGACTCAGCTAACCGATTACGTTGACCGAGTGCTACTTGACCGTTTTAGCCTTATTTCTGGGGTGAGCTCGGTTGATGTTTCCGGTGGCTTGTACAAGGTGATGTACGTCAAGCTTAAACCAGATAAAATGGCAGGGCGTGGCGTGACGGCATCCGATATTACAACCGCCTTACGCAGTGAAAACGTTGAAAATCCGGGTGGTGAAGTGCGTAACGATCAAATCGTTATGTCTGTACGTACTGCTCGCAGCTATAACCAAGCTGAAGACTTTGAGTATCTGGTCGTCAAGCGTGCTTCAGATAACTCGCCAATCTATCTGAAAGACGTAGCGGATGTTTTCATTGGCGCAGAGAACGAAAACTCGACCTTTAAAAGTGATGGTGTCGTTAACGTAAGTATGGGTATCGTACCCCAATCGGATGCTAACCCGCTTGAAGTTGCGACAAGAGTGCACAAAGAGGTCGAGAATATTCAACAGTTCTTACCTGAAGGAACGCGCTTAGCCATTGATTATGATTCAACTGTGTTTATCGAGCGTTCAATTGCGGAAGTTTACAGTACGTTGTTTATTACCGGTGGTCTCGTTATCTTGGTGCTGTACATCTTTATCGGCCAAGCAAGAGCGACGTTAATCCCAGCGGTAACCGTTCCTGTTTCTTTGATCTCATCATTTATCGCCGCTTACTATTTTGGTTTTTCAATCAACCTGATCACTTTAATGGCCTTGATCCTATCGATTGGTCTGGTTGTTGATGATGCGATTGTGGTCGTGGAGAACATCTTCCACCATATTGAGCGTGGCGAGAAACCCCTGTTAGCTGCTTATAAAGGCACACGTGAAGTGGGTTTCGCAGTTGTAGCGACAACCTTGGTCCTAGTCATGGTCTTCCTACCAATTTCCTTTATGGATGGCATGGTCGGCTTACTGTTTACGGAGTTCTCGGTACTGTTGGCGATGTCGGTTATCTTCTCTTCGTTGATCGCATTAACCTTGACGCCAGTCTTAGGCAGCAAGCTGCTAAAAGCCAATGTTAAGCCAAACCGCTTTAATCTGTTTATCGATAATATGTTTAGCCACCTTGAATCAGGCTATCGTAAGGTTCTGAAAGGGGCTTTAAGTTGGAAATGGGCGGCGCCACTTGTCATCATGGCGTGTGTTGGCGGTAGTTGGGGACTCATGCAGCAGGTTCCTGCTCAATTAGCGCCTTCAGAGGACCGCGGTGTTATCTTTGCTTTTGCTCGCGGTGCAGATGCAACCAGTTATAACCGTATGGCGGCGAACATGGATATCATTGAGGAACGCTTGATGCCTCTGCTTGGACAAGGTTTCCTCAAATCCTTTAGCATTCAATCGCCAGCTTTTGGGGGTAATGCGGGCGACCAAACAGGCTTTGTTATCATGATCCTTGAAGATTGGAATGATCGTGATGTCACCGCACAGCAAGCTCTGGGCGAAGTTCGCAAAGCGCTAGCGGGTATCGCTGATGTTAGAGTATTCCCATTTATGCCAGGTTTCCGTGGTGGCTCTAGCGAACCTGTTCAGTTTGTTCTTGGTGGCTCTGATTATGCTGAACTTAAAACGTGGGCAGAAAAACTAGAGCAACTTGCTGAAGATTCGCCGTTTATGGAAGGGGCAGACATCAACTACTCGGAAAGAACACCAGAGCTGGTTGTGTCAGTAGATAAACAGCGCGCAGCCGAGCTTGGGATCAGCGTGGAAGCGATCTCTGAAACACTTGAGATTATGTTGGGTGGTAAGAGTGAGACGACCTTTGTTGAGCGCGGTGAAGAGTATGATGTTTATTTGCGTGGTGATGAGAACAGCTTTAACAATGCCGCGGATCTGAGCCAAATTTATATGCGTACGGCTTCTGGTGAATTGGTCACTCTTGATGCGGTCACTAAGATTGAAGAGGTTGCCTCATCGATTCGTCTATCGCACTACAACAAGCAGAAGGCAGTGACGATTACTGCCAACCTTTCTGACGGTTATACCTTAGGGGATGCGCTCGATTTCTTAGACCAACAAGCGATAGAGCTATTACCGGGTGACATTTCGGTGAGCTACTCTGGTGAGTCAAAAGACTATAAAGAGAACCAGTCGAGTATCTTAGTTGTGTTTGGTTTAGCGCTGCTGGTGGCTTATCTCGTTCTTGCTGCGCAGTTTGAAAGCTTTATCAACCCGTTAGTTGTTATGTTTACCGTCCCTATGGGAGTGTTTGGTGGCTTCCTTGGGCTGTTTGTGATGGGACAAGGCCTCAACATCTATAGCCAGATTGGTATGATCATGCTGATCGGTATGGTAACTAAGAACGGTATCTTGATTGTTGAGTTTGCTAACCAACTTCGCGATCGCGGCATTGAGTTTGAGAAGGCTATTGTTGATGCGTCTGCGCGCCGCCTGCGCCCTATTATGATGACAGCATTC
- the treC gene encoding alpha,alpha-phosphotrehalase, with the protein MTTIANDANWWKTASIYQIYPKSFCDSGSKGTGDIQGIISKLDYLKLLGVDAIWLTPVYQSPMIDNGYDISDYYAINPDFGTMDDFDQLLSEAHQRGIRIIMDIVVNHTSTEHEWFQSALGDKNSPYRDYYIWKDPVDGGIPNNWQSKFGGSAWELDEKTGQYFLHLFAKEQADLNWENPKVRGEVKEVISFWAEKGVDGFRLDVINLISKQQDFPDDHLGDGRRFYTDGPRVHEYLQEISEAVFQKYGSVTVGEMSSTTLEHCQQYSSLDNKELSMVFNFHHLKVDYPNGEKWTKAPFDFSQLKQIFNHWQTGLNGKGWGALFWCNHDQPRVVSRLGDDKHYRLESAKMLAASVHMMQGTPYIYQGEEIGMTNPGYTSIEQYRDVESTNMYDIMVNEQGVEHQEMMAILAQKSRDNSRTPMQWNGQQYAGFSKAQPWLEVASNYAEINADKAVADKNSVFYFYQQLIQLRKEIEVITTGSYVDLYPEHKAVFGYQRQSQSQTLICLNNYYAAETECVLPEGFDCDKAQYVLGNYELSGDKVSQHQVLRPYETRIILLEN; encoded by the coding sequence ATGACAACTATCGCTAATGATGCAAATTGGTGGAAAACCGCCTCGATCTATCAGATTTACCCTAAGAGCTTTTGCGACAGTGGCAGTAAAGGAACAGGGGATATTCAAGGCATTATTTCTAAGCTTGATTACTTGAAACTATTGGGTGTTGATGCGATTTGGCTAACACCTGTTTATCAGTCACCAATGATTGACAATGGTTACGATATCTCAGACTACTACGCGATCAATCCTGATTTTGGCACCATGGATGATTTTGACCAGCTTCTTTCTGAAGCTCATCAGCGTGGTATTCGCATTATTATGGATATCGTAGTCAACCATACATCGACTGAGCATGAGTGGTTCCAGTCTGCGCTCGGTGATAAAAACAGTCCTTATCGTGATTACTACATTTGGAAAGATCCGGTTGATGGCGGAATCCCTAACAACTGGCAATCAAAATTTGGTGGCAGTGCTTGGGAGCTTGATGAAAAAACGGGTCAGTACTTTTTGCATCTCTTCGCCAAAGAGCAGGCCGACCTAAACTGGGAAAACCCGAAAGTTCGCGGCGAAGTCAAAGAAGTGATCAGCTTCTGGGCTGAAAAAGGTGTAGATGGCTTCCGTCTGGATGTAATCAACCTAATTTCTAAACAGCAGGACTTCCCCGATGATCACCTTGGCGATGGTCGACGCTTTTATACCGATGGACCTCGCGTACACGAATATCTGCAAGAGATTAGCGAGGCGGTATTCCAGAAGTACGGCAGTGTGACGGTGGGTGAAATGTCTTCGACGACCCTAGAGCATTGTCAGCAATATTCATCGCTTGATAACAAAGAGTTGTCGATGGTGTTTAATTTCCACCACTTAAAGGTCGATTATCCAAATGGTGAAAAGTGGACCAAAGCGCCGTTCGATTTCTCTCAGTTGAAGCAGATCTTTAATCATTGGCAGACAGGTTTAAATGGCAAAGGGTGGGGTGCACTATTCTGGTGTAACCATGATCAGCCACGAGTGGTAAGCCGACTGGGTGACGACAAACACTATCGTTTGGAATCGGCCAAAATGCTCGCAGCTTCTGTGCATATGATGCAAGGGACGCCATATATCTACCAAGGTGAAGAGATTGGTATGACCAATCCAGGTTACACCTCTATCGAGCAATATCGTGATGTAGAAAGCACCAATATGTATGACATCATGGTCAATGAGCAAGGCGTTGAACATCAAGAAATGATGGCGATTCTAGCACAAAAATCTCGTGATAACTCTCGTACGCCGATGCAGTGGAATGGGCAGCAGTATGCTGGCTTCTCAAAAGCGCAGCCTTGGCTTGAAGTGGCAAGTAACTATGCGGAAATTAACGCAGATAAAGCAGTAGCAGATAAAAACTCAGTATTCTACTTTTATCAGCAATTGATTCAGTTACGTAAAGAGATTGAAGTGATCACTACAGGTAGCTATGTCGATCTCTATCCTGAGCATAAGGCGGTATTCGGTTATCAGCGTCAGTCACAAAGTCAGACCCTAATTTGTTTGAATAACTATTACGCAGCCGAAACAGAATGTGTCTTACCTGAAGGGTTTGATTGCGATAAAGCACAGTACGTTTTGGGGAACTATGAGCTTTCTGGTGACAAGGTATCTCAGCATCAAGTGCTTCGCCCTTATGAAACACGCATTATTCTTTTAGAAAACTAA